In the genome of Triticum urartu cultivar G1812 chromosome 5, Tu2.1, whole genome shotgun sequence, one region contains:
- the LOC125556213 gene encoding uncharacterized protein LOC125556213: MASTFPTPTLSTPKLSLPPLGPSRRNAAAAAASWRHRGQICATTGGDAPAAAATTEEEAKARKEQRKRCLRCGVLYLDEENSAAACAFHGHITGEKGLFSLSPPHQGIDGEWSDKSGVIVYRWNDRGDRPNTGRANWKGRWSCCQERDEEAPPCRRGHHVSYDDGFTLF, translated from the exons ATGGCGAGTACCTTTCCCACCCCGACCCTCTCGACGCCCAAGCTGTCCCTGCCACCGCTCGGTCCTTCGCGCCGCAacgctgccgctgccgctgcctcGTGGCGGCACCGCGGGCAGATCTGCGCGACCACCGGAGGCGATGCTCCCGCAGCAGCAGCGACGACAGAGGAGGAAGCAAAGGCTAGGAAGGAGCAGAGGAAACGATGCCTGAGGTGCGGCGTCCTGTACCTGGACGAGGAGAACTCCGCTGCTGCCTGCGCCTTCCATGGCCACATCACCG GTGAGAAGGGGCTGTTTTCGCTGTCGCCGCCGCACCAAGGGATCGACGGCGAGTGGAGCGACAAGAGCGGGGTCATCGTCTACCGGTGGAACGACCGTGGCGACCGCCCCAACACCGGCCGTGCCAACTGGAAGGGGAGGTGGAGCTGCTGCCAGGAGCGGGACGAGGAAGCGCCGCCGTGCCGCCGTGGGCACCACGTCTCCTACGACGATGGCTTCACTCTCTTCTAG